A stretch of the Streptosporangium sp. NBC_01755 genome encodes the following:
- a CDS encoding DUF5753 domain-containing protein, with amino-acid sequence MVDEQVEKAVAARMERQRILSQSVPPMLWVILDEGVFHRPIGGKEVMRHQLQHLLEMVDRPRIGIQIVPLALGSATGTSGGFVIAQLPESPDMVYVESVTHGHVTNRPEDVGAVCARYDTIRAEASPQYVSIELIREAEKLWI; translated from the coding sequence ATAGTCGACGAGCAGGTAGAAAAGGCTGTCGCAGCTCGCATGGAGAGACAGAGGATCCTGTCCCAGTCCGTTCCGCCAATGCTCTGGGTTATCCTCGACGAAGGAGTTTTTCACCGCCCAATTGGGGGCAAAGAGGTCATGCGACACCAACTCCAGCATCTTCTGGAAATGGTTGATCGACCTCGAATCGGTATCCAGATTGTTCCTTTGGCGCTTGGGTCGGCCACGGGAACCTCGGGTGGCTTCGTGATCGCTCAGCTTCCAGAAAGTCCAGATATGGTATATGTCGAGTCTGTAACGCACGGGCATGTGACAAATCGGCCAGAAGATGTCGGGGCTGTCTGCGCCCGATACGACACCATCCGAGCTGAGGCAAGCCCTCAGTATGTCTCGATCGAGTTGATCAGAGAGGCAGAGAAGCTGTGGATCTGA
- a CDS encoding Scr1 family TA system antitoxin-like transcriptional regulator: MSVTPTPGPFVRPLVAFGAELRKRRKAAGLSQDRLAEITQFSQSLIGFIERGERTPSRNFAQRCDDALEAGGEVIRLWEHITRGASPRWFRGWLDVEPAAHTLHTWQPLVVPGLLQTEAYARAVIRGEPGTEPIVSFGTCWVAVGDRVPAGACWGYGEKRSQSDVRGEGFRPPVAGGGHVTGSGGRGAGGGP; encoded by the coding sequence ATGTCCGTAACCCCCACACCTGGACCATTCGTGAGACCATTGGTTGCTTTCGGCGCCGAGCTACGTAAACGTCGGAAAGCAGCTGGCCTGTCTCAGGATCGGCTAGCGGAAATCACCCAATTTAGCCAGAGCCTGATCGGCTTCATAGAACGGGGCGAGCGCACCCCAAGCCGGAACTTCGCCCAGCGCTGCGATGATGCGTTGGAAGCAGGCGGGGAAGTCATCCGGCTGTGGGAACACATCACTCGGGGGGCAAGTCCTCGGTGGTTCAGAGGATGGCTGGATGTTGAACCGGCGGCGCACACACTGCATACCTGGCAGCCGCTTGTTGTGCCCGGTCTTCTTCAGACTGAGGCTTATGCGCGAGCGGTTATTCGCGGAGAGCCAGGTACTGAGCCGATCGTAAGTTTTGGTACGTGTTGGGTAGCGGTGGGAGATCGAGTTCCGGCAGGCGCATGCTGGGGGTATGGCGAGAAAAGGTCGCAGAGCGACGTTCGAGGAGAAGGTTTTCGCCCTCCGGTTGCTGGAGGAGGGCATGTCACCGGATCGGGTGGCCGAGGCGCTGGGGGTGGGCCGTGA
- a CDS encoding ATP-binding protein yields the protein MNGREPQPRQSGRHRRGTVTEQVGSQPWDPAERAAAEQLDQVEPAWTVWYGPGTRRFHAVAVWPTPVPLSVRARTADELRTLMREAEHSTPPPQGGTMPETPDTPHPPNHPQPPHDPHPLTPSQTGDHPQTSYDPHPPDDPRTVCWDLPHDLPIVGKARAMVRETLVAWALHQLVDDVVLVIGELLANAIIHGEPVVRLSLWADADEFQVQVTDRGPGQPRHLTLDPESLHGRGLTIVKALAHDTGVTPLPHRPGKTVWARWRLPRQTAATRASS from the coding sequence ATGAACGGACGCGAGCCCCAGCCCCGGCAGAGCGGGCGGCACCGGCGCGGGACCGTCACCGAGCAGGTCGGCTCCCAGCCCTGGGACCCGGCCGAACGGGCCGCCGCCGAGCAGCTCGACCAGGTCGAGCCCGCCTGGACCGTCTGGTACGGCCCCGGCACCCGGCGCTTCCACGCCGTCGCAGTCTGGCCCACTCCCGTACCCCTGAGCGTGCGGGCCCGCACCGCCGACGAGCTACGCACCCTGATGCGCGAGGCCGAACACAGCACACCACCACCCCAAGGAGGGACCATGCCCGAGACCCCTGACACACCGCACCCCCCGAACCACCCGCAGCCCCCGCACGACCCCCACCCCCTGACCCCCTCCCAGACTGGGGACCACCCACAGACCTCGTACGACCCGCACCCCCCGGACGATCCGCGCACCGTCTGCTGGGATCTGCCGCACGACCTGCCGATTGTCGGCAAGGCTCGCGCCATGGTGCGCGAGACCCTCGTCGCCTGGGCGCTGCACCAGCTCGTCGACGACGTCGTCCTGGTGATCGGCGAACTGCTCGCCAACGCGATCATTCACGGCGAGCCCGTGGTCAGGCTCTCCCTGTGGGCCGACGCCGACGAGTTCCAGGTCCAGGTCACCGACCGAGGCCCCGGACAGCCACGCCACCTCACCCTCGACCCCGAGTCCCTGCACGGCCGCGGACTGACCATCGTCAAGGCCCTCGCCCACGACACCGGCGTAACCCCCCTCCCCCACCGCCCCGGCAAAACCGTCTGGGCCCGCTGGCGTCTTCCCCGTCAAACCGCGGCTACCCGGGCATCGTCCTGA
- a CDS encoding DUF397 domain-containing protein, with the protein MDLSDELKTAAWRKASKSASNQGDCLEVAPLSGGRVGLRDTEAPERAPFVVSESVWDAFVDGAKKGEFDF; encoded by the coding sequence GTGGATCTGAGTGATGAGCTGAAGACTGCGGCCTGGCGTAAGGCATCCAAGAGCGCGTCCAACCAGGGTGATTGCCTGGAGGTGGCCCCGCTGTCGGGTGGTCGGGTGGGGCTGCGGGACACCGAGGCTCCGGAGAGGGCGCCGTTCGTGGTGAGTGAGAGCGTGTGGGATGCCTTCGTGGACGGGGCGAAGAAGGGCGAGTTCGACTTCTAG
- a CDS encoding IS630 family transposase, with protein MARKGRRATFEEKVFALRLLEEGMSPDRVAEALGVGRESVFRWKRQARAGGDEALRIKKAPGRPRRLTPGQEQSVKAVVRDVTPRQVLGTAVALWTRALVALVIAAWFGIGLSVAAAGRLLRGLGLSPQRPAYRAWRRDPAAVTRWTTVLLPQICRLARARGALVLFADEMSMRVDHRAGTTWGLIGQTPVVCAGAQRRSVKMFSAVAADGTLRYRLWHGSMDRWAFLGFCAQLLRTVIGPIFLVVDGSSIHTAAAVRDFIARTGGRLRLFFLPAYAPDLNPDEWVNQNIKARVAREAVADEHELAAAMHSGMHRLQKRPDIVRAFFTDPHLTYIGA; from the coding sequence ATGGCGAGAAAAGGTCGCAGAGCGACGTTCGAGGAGAAGGTTTTCGCCCTCCGGTTGCTGGAGGAGGGCATGTCACCGGATCGGGTGGCCGAGGCGCTGGGGGTGGGCCGTGAGTCGGTGTTTCGGTGGAAACGCCAGGCCCGGGCAGGTGGTGACGAGGCGCTGCGGATCAAGAAGGCGCCGGGTCGGCCGCGGCGGCTGACGCCTGGGCAGGAGCAGAGCGTCAAGGCGGTGGTGCGTGATGTCACCCCCCGTCAGGTACTGGGGACGGCGGTGGCATTGTGGACGCGGGCGCTGGTGGCGTTGGTGATCGCGGCCTGGTTCGGGATCGGTTTGTCGGTGGCGGCGGCCGGGAGGTTGCTGCGCGGGCTGGGCCTGTCGCCGCAACGCCCGGCCTATCGGGCATGGCGGCGTGATCCGGCGGCCGTCACCCGGTGGACGACGGTGCTGTTGCCGCAGATCTGTCGCCTGGCCCGGGCACGGGGGGCGCTGGTGTTGTTCGCCGATGAGATGAGCATGCGCGTCGATCACCGCGCCGGGACCACCTGGGGACTGATCGGACAGACCCCGGTGGTGTGCGCCGGGGCGCAGCGCCGGTCGGTGAAGATGTTCTCGGCGGTCGCCGCGGACGGCACGCTGCGCTACCGGCTGTGGCACGGCTCGATGGACCGCTGGGCGTTTCTCGGGTTCTGCGCGCAGCTGCTGCGCACCGTCATCGGGCCGATCTTCCTGGTCGTCGACGGCTCCTCGATCCACACCGCCGCCGCGGTGCGTGATTTCATCGCACGTACCGGCGGCCGGTTGCGCTTGTTCTTCCTGCCCGCCTACGCCCCCGATCTCAACCCTGATGAGTGGGTCAACCAAAACATCAAGGCCCGGGTGGCTCGTGAGGCGGTCGCCGATGAACACGAACTGGCCGCGGCCATGCACAGCGGCATGCACCGGCTACAGAAACGCCCCGACATCGTCCGGGCCTTCTTCACCGACCCGCACCTGACCTACATCGGCGCATAA